A region from the Halosolutus gelatinilyticus genome encodes:
- a CDS encoding 30S ribosomal protein S27ae, protein MAHYELYDDDGSTEHEQCPRCGDSFLADHGDRQHCGKCGYTEWE, encoded by the coding sequence ATGGCGCACTACGAGCTCTACGACGACGACGGCAGCACCGAGCACGAGCAGTGCCCCCGCTGTGGCGACTCGTTCCTCGCCGACCACGGCGATCGCCAGCACTGCGGGAAGTGCGGGTACACCGAGTGGGAATAG